The Burkholderia lata genome contains a region encoding:
- a CDS encoding DJ-1/PfpI family protein: protein MAAKKILFLTGDFAEDYETMVPFQALQAVGHHVDAVCPGKRAGDKIKTAIHDFEGDQTYTEKPGHQFTLNAAFDDVDASRYDALAIAGGRAPEYLRLDPKVISLVREFAEAGKPIAAICHAAQLLAAADVIRGKRISAYPACAPEVKLAGGEYADITVDAAVTDAPFVTAPAWPAHPAWLAQFLALLGTRIEL, encoded by the coding sequence CGCGAAGAAGATCCTGTTCCTGACCGGCGATTTCGCCGAAGACTACGAAACGATGGTGCCGTTCCAGGCGCTGCAGGCCGTCGGCCACCACGTCGATGCAGTCTGCCCGGGCAAGCGCGCGGGCGACAAGATCAAGACCGCGATCCATGATTTCGAAGGCGACCAGACCTACACCGAGAAGCCCGGCCACCAGTTCACGCTGAACGCGGCGTTCGACGACGTCGACGCATCGCGCTACGACGCGCTCGCGATCGCGGGCGGCCGTGCCCCCGAATACCTGCGACTCGATCCGAAAGTGATCTCGCTCGTGCGCGAGTTCGCCGAAGCCGGCAAGCCGATCGCCGCGATCTGCCACGCGGCGCAACTGCTCGCGGCCGCCGACGTGATCCGCGGCAAGCGCATCTCGGCCTACCCGGCCTGCGCGCCCGAAGTGAAGCTCGCGGGCGGCGAATACGCGGACATCACGGTCGACGCGGCCGTGACCGACGCGCCGTTCGTCACCGCGCCCGCGTGGCCCGCGCATCCGGCCTGGCTCGCGCAGTTCCTCGCGCTGCTGGGCACGCGCATTGAGCTTTGA
- a CDS encoding MarR family winged helix-turn-helix transcriptional regulator yields MEEQDRVAILQQFGRTYRAFMTAFEAHVGQPMPRWRIMVALHTMGGHSSQKKLVEVLRVDPGALTRQLKSLDALGWIQRESDARDNRVTNVTLTDDGRAAFDACLPRRKAFLEQTMAQLPDDVLNSLSGALAMLESRIADVGSAPVAR; encoded by the coding sequence ATGGAAGAACAGGACCGCGTCGCGATCTTGCAGCAATTCGGACGCACGTATCGCGCGTTCATGACCGCGTTCGAGGCGCACGTCGGGCAACCGATGCCGCGCTGGCGCATCATGGTCGCATTGCACACGATGGGCGGGCATTCGTCGCAGAAGAAGCTCGTCGAAGTGCTGCGCGTCGATCCGGGCGCGCTCACGCGCCAGTTGAAGTCGCTCGACGCGCTCGGCTGGATCCAGCGTGAATCCGACGCTCGCGACAATCGCGTGACCAACGTGACGCTGACGGACGACGGCCGCGCCGCGTTCGACGCGTGCCTGCCGCGCCGCAAGGCGTTTCTCGAACAGACGATGGCGCAATTGCCGGACGACGTGCTGAATTCACTGTCGGGCGCGCTGGCGATGCTGGAGTCGCGAATCGCGGACGTCGGCTCGGCGCCGGTCGCGCGCTGA
- a CDS encoding MDR family MFS transporter, which yields MAVHTAAHHSSGQVLPFRESLLAMIGISFVTMLVALDQTVVGTALPTIVAELRGFDLYAWVATSYLLSSVITVPIFGRLGDYYGRKPFVIASIVVFTAASVLCGMANDMLMLVLARGLQGIGGGMLVGTAFACIPDLFPDSVVRLRWQVLMSSAFGIANAVGPSLGGVLTQSFGWRSVFYVNLPVGLLSLLFVWRYLPHLRHVAHDRKMRLDWPGALLIALSLGALQLFVEWLPKYGVASWASLLLVVAVAAGFGLWRWEKRCAQPILPFDMFGNRALSALFVLAILAGFSMFSLLFYAPLLFQGGFGMSPKEAGLVITPLVVFITIGSIMNGRVVTRIRNPNAMLHVGFVLFAITCAGIVVSTHTTPKWVLMALMVAGGIGLGFVLPNLTVFAQQTAGREHLGIATALLQSLRMVGGMVGTALTGTLVNQMYSSGVRSALSADHAMQWHAQLADPQILIDRAAQGGLVAELTRAGHNGALLLEAARESLVGAIHLGVAMAAVVAVVSVWQCRRVPPIALRHKIEPHVAAD from the coding sequence ATGGCCGTCCATACTGCCGCCCACCATTCAAGCGGGCAAGTCCTGCCATTCCGCGAATCGCTGCTGGCGATGATCGGGATCTCATTTGTCACCATGCTGGTCGCGCTCGACCAGACCGTCGTCGGCACCGCGCTGCCGACCATCGTCGCCGAGCTCCGCGGATTCGACCTGTACGCATGGGTCGCGACCTCGTACCTGCTCAGTTCCGTGATCACGGTGCCGATCTTCGGCCGGCTCGGCGACTATTACGGCCGCAAGCCGTTCGTCATCGCGTCGATCGTCGTGTTCACCGCCGCGTCCGTGCTGTGCGGGATGGCGAACGACATGCTGATGCTCGTGCTCGCGCGCGGGCTGCAGGGGATCGGCGGCGGGATGCTGGTCGGCACCGCGTTCGCATGCATTCCCGACCTGTTCCCCGATTCCGTCGTGCGGCTGCGCTGGCAGGTGCTGATGAGCTCCGCGTTCGGCATCGCGAACGCGGTCGGCCCGTCGCTCGGCGGCGTGCTGACCCAGTCGTTCGGCTGGCGTTCGGTGTTCTATGTGAACCTGCCGGTGGGCCTGCTGTCGCTGCTGTTCGTGTGGCGCTACTTGCCGCACCTGCGCCACGTCGCGCACGATCGCAAGATGCGGCTCGACTGGCCGGGCGCGTTGCTGATCGCGCTGTCGCTCGGCGCGCTGCAGCTGTTCGTCGAATGGCTGCCGAAGTACGGCGTCGCGAGCTGGGCGTCGCTGCTGCTCGTCGTCGCGGTCGCGGCCGGTTTCGGCCTGTGGCGCTGGGAGAAGCGTTGCGCGCAGCCGATTTTGCCGTTCGACATGTTCGGCAACCGCGCGCTGTCGGCGCTCTTCGTGCTGGCGATCCTCGCCGGCTTCTCGATGTTCTCGCTGTTGTTCTACGCGCCGCTGCTGTTCCAGGGCGGGTTCGGGATGTCGCCGAAGGAAGCGGGGCTCGTGATCACGCCGCTCGTCGTGTTCATCACGATCGGCAGCATCATGAACGGCCGGGTCGTCACGCGCATCCGCAATCCGAACGCGATGCTGCACGTCGGCTTCGTGCTGTTCGCGATCACCTGCGCGGGCATCGTCGTGTCGACCCACACGACGCCGAAGTGGGTGCTGATGGCGCTGATGGTCGCGGGCGGCATCGGGCTCGGCTTCGTGCTGCCGAACCTCACCGTCTTCGCGCAGCAGACGGCCGGCCGCGAGCATCTCGGCATCGCGACCGCGCTGCTGCAGTCGCTACGGATGGTCGGCGGGATGGTCGGCACCGCGCTGACCGGCACCCTCGTCAACCAGATGTATTCGAGCGGCGTGCGCAGTGCGCTGTCGGCCGATCATGCGATGCAGTGGCATGCGCAGCTCGCCGATCCGCAGATCCTGATCGATCGCGCCGCGCAGGGCGGTCTCGTCGCGGAGCTGACGCGTGCCGGGCATAATGGCGCGCTGCTGCTGGAAGCGGCCCGCGAATCGCTCGTCGGCGCGATTCACCTGGGCGTCGCGATGGCGGCTGTCGTCGCCGTGGTGTCGGTGTGGCAGTGCCGCCGCGTGCCGCCGATCGCGTTGCGGCACAAGATCGAACCGCATGTCGCGGCCGACTGA
- a CDS encoding EcsC family protein produces MEPISITPATTLSPEDRDALWRAKQVLESPSLTMKLTGMLGAPVEKMIARLPDFATGKINDATQLALRKCLNIALRTLGKPPAPDAEPDKPSNLLHKLAVATTGAAGGAFGFLALPVELPVTTTLIFRSVCDIARSEGEDLSSVDTQLQCLAVLGMGGNPDKQEEDADLGYFVLRGALAQAISKASSDITTKGIAAHSSAAVFKLVQTVASRFSVQVTEQMAAKSIPAIGAVLGATVNTLFIDHFQQMAHGHFTVRRLERKYGSVAVKAAYQAIDASPAR; encoded by the coding sequence ATGGAACCGATTTCAATTACCCCCGCGACCACGCTGTCGCCGGAGGATCGGGACGCGCTGTGGCGCGCGAAGCAGGTGCTCGAAAGCCCGTCGCTGACGATGAAGCTGACGGGCATGCTCGGCGCGCCGGTCGAGAAAATGATTGCCCGGCTGCCGGATTTCGCGACCGGCAAGATCAACGATGCGACCCAGCTCGCGCTGCGCAAGTGCCTGAACATCGCGCTGCGCACGCTCGGCAAGCCACCCGCGCCCGACGCCGAGCCCGACAAGCCGAGCAACCTGCTGCACAAGCTCGCGGTCGCGACGACCGGCGCGGCGGGCGGTGCGTTCGGCTTTCTCGCGCTGCCGGTCGAATTGCCGGTCACGACCACGCTGATCTTCCGCTCGGTGTGCGACATCGCACGCAGCGAGGGCGAAGACCTGAGCTCGGTCGATACGCAGCTGCAATGCCTGGCCGTGCTCGGCATGGGCGGCAATCCGGACAAGCAGGAAGAGGACGCCGATCTCGGCTATTTCGTGCTGCGCGGCGCGCTCGCGCAGGCGATCTCGAAGGCATCGTCCGACATCACGACGAAGGGGATCGCCGCGCACAGCTCGGCGGCCGTGTTCAAGCTCGTGCAGACGGTGGCGTCGCGCTTCTCGGTGCAGGTGACCGAGCAGATGGCCGCGAAGTCGATTCCGGCGATCGGCGCCGTGCTCGGCGCGACCGTCAATACGCTGTTCATCGACCACTTCCAGCAGATGGCGCACGGCCACTTCACCGTGCGCCGGCTCGAGCGCAAGTATGGCTCGGTGGCCGTCAAGGCCGCCTATCAGGCGATCGACGCCTCGCCGGCCCGCTGA
- a CDS encoding alpha/beta hydrolase, whose product MSWQSKFACWLLRWQFRPETTREVLDPARARRFTDLRMVVPRRAPSGYRLRQCYGPGDAPLRGEWLERTDAGAGRGPGRTLLYFHGGGYYFCSTKTHRPLVFGLTKRAGVRSFSLDYRLAPENRFPAALDDALAAYRQLLALGTPPESIVLGGDSAGGGLALATLVALRDRGEPLPAGAILFSPWTDLAATGATLRTNDGADPMFAGAALPKAAKLYLGDEPGTNPYASPLYADFAGLPPLYIQVGSTEVLLDDSRRVAEKAKAAGVAVEIEVWPDMPHVWQLYAPMVPEARDALDRAAAFLRRVAVERAVQRAGEASIA is encoded by the coding sequence ATGAGTTGGCAAAGCAAGTTCGCCTGCTGGCTGCTGCGCTGGCAGTTCCGGCCCGAGACCACGCGCGAGGTGCTGGATCCTGCCCGCGCACGGCGCTTTACCGACCTGCGGATGGTCGTGCCGCGCCGTGCGCCGTCGGGCTACCGGCTGCGCCAGTGCTATGGCCCGGGCGACGCGCCGCTGCGCGGCGAGTGGCTCGAACGCACCGACGCGGGCGCGGGCCGCGGGCCCGGCCGCACGCTGCTGTACTTCCACGGCGGCGGCTATTACTTCTGTTCGACGAAGACCCACCGTCCGCTCGTGTTCGGCCTGACGAAGCGCGCGGGCGTGCGCTCGTTCTCGCTCGACTACCGGCTGGCGCCCGAAAACCGCTTCCCGGCCGCGCTCGACGATGCGCTGGCCGCGTACCGGCAACTGCTGGCGCTCGGCACGCCGCCCGAGTCGATCGTGCTCGGCGGCGATTCGGCGGGCGGCGGCCTTGCGCTTGCGACGCTCGTTGCGCTGCGCGACCGCGGCGAGCCGCTGCCGGCCGGCGCGATCCTGTTCTCGCCGTGGACCGACCTGGCCGCCACCGGCGCCACGCTGCGCACGAACGACGGCGCCGATCCGATGTTCGCGGGTGCGGCGCTGCCGAAGGCCGCGAAGCTGTACCTGGGCGACGAGCCCGGCACGAATCCGTACGCATCGCCGCTCTATGCGGATTTCGCGGGCCTGCCGCCGCTGTATATCCAGGTCGGCAGCACCGAGGTGCTGCTCGACGATTCGCGCCGCGTCGCCGAGAAGGCAAAGGCGGCCGGGGTAGCGGTGGAGATCGAGGTGTGGCCGGACATGCCGCACGTGTGGCAGCTGTACGCGCCGATGGTGCCCGAAGCGCGCGACGCGCTCGACCGCGCGGCCGCGTTCCTGCGCCGCGTCGCGGTCGAACGTGCGGTTCAGCGGGCCGGCGAGGCGTCGATCGCCTGA
- a CDS encoding CHRD domain-containing protein, with protein sequence MLKLRLLQVALLAGVLAAGSAAAETVRLSANLQPSSEVPPTATKGSGDVEATYDTATHMLQWKVTYEHLTGPATAAHFHGPAPVGQNAGVQVPIPKDELASPINGSKELTDAQVTDLMGGKWYFNVHTKDHPSGEIRGQVMPAN encoded by the coding sequence ATGCTCAAGCTGCGTTTGCTCCAGGTCGCGTTACTCGCGGGCGTGCTGGCCGCCGGCAGCGCCGCTGCCGAAACGGTGCGCCTGTCCGCCAATCTCCAGCCGTCGAGCGAAGTGCCGCCGACGGCGACCAAGGGCTCGGGCGACGTCGAGGCGACCTACGACACGGCCACCCACATGCTGCAATGGAAGGTCACGTACGAACACCTCACGGGGCCGGCCACCGCCGCGCACTTCCACGGGCCCGCACCGGTCGGCCAGAACGCCGGCGTGCAGGTGCCGATTCCGAAGGACGAACTGGCGAGCCCGATCAACGGTTCGAAGGAACTCACCGACGCGCAGGTCACCGACCTGATGGGCGGCAAGTGGTATTTCAACGTCCATACGAAGGACCACCCGTCCGGCGAGATCCGCGGCCAGGTGATGCCGGCGAACTGA
- a CDS encoding class II aldolase/adducin family protein produces the protein MQRVPNQPFTRPARFSEAEWQARVQLAAAYRIFDHLGWTELIYNHISLRVPGEDGHFLINPFGLHYREVCASNLVKIDIDGNVIGHSDWPINPAGFTFHSAIHAALPDAHCVMHVHTTPTMAVCCSRDGLSFSNFYSAQLYGKIAYHDFEGITVHLEEGRRIVESAGGRPVLLLRNHGPVTIGATLAQTFSLMWLLNRACEVQIATHAIGDALPIAPPVLEGCVRDSLNFDPKHGAGQDAFDALQRIVDCIDPGYRA, from the coding sequence ATGCAACGTGTCCCGAACCAGCCGTTCACGCGTCCCGCCCGTTTCTCCGAAGCCGAATGGCAGGCGCGCGTGCAGCTCGCGGCGGCTTACCGCATCTTCGATCATCTCGGCTGGACCGAGCTGATCTACAACCATATCTCGCTGCGCGTGCCGGGCGAGGACGGGCATTTCCTGATCAATCCGTTCGGGCTCCATTACCGCGAGGTGTGCGCGTCGAACCTTGTGAAGATCGACATCGACGGCAACGTGATCGGTCATTCCGACTGGCCGATCAATCCGGCCGGCTTCACGTTCCACAGCGCGATCCATGCGGCGCTGCCCGATGCGCACTGCGTGATGCACGTGCACACGACACCGACGATGGCCGTGTGCTGTTCGCGCGACGGGCTGTCGTTCTCGAACTTCTATTCGGCGCAGCTGTACGGGAAGATCGCGTATCACGACTTCGAGGGCATCACCGTGCATCTCGAAGAGGGGCGGCGCATCGTCGAGAGCGCCGGCGGGCGGCCCGTGCTGCTGTTGCGAAACCATGGGCCCGTGACGATCGGCGCAACACTTGCGCAGACGTTCTCGCTGATGTGGCTGCTCAATCGCGCGTGTGAGGTGCAGATCGCCACGCATGCGATCGGCGATGCGTTGCCGATTGCGCCGCCCGTGCTCGAAGGGTGCGTGCGCGATTCGCTGAATTTCGATCCGAAGCATGGCGCGGGGCAGGATGCGTTCGACGCGCTGCAGCGTATCGTCGACTGCATCGATCCCGGCTATCGCGCGTGA
- a CDS encoding phospholipase D family protein: MFTSLIRRASAALSWRAACRPARALAAGALLSLVAACATHPPATTLERPVSHALPPDTATPLHDALAAPEAAHPGQSGFRLLPEGAEALQMRIALARAATKTLDMQYYIATEDTTGKLLLAAALYAADRGVRVRMLVDDLNFRDIDRIMAALNTHPNIEIRVFNPFGATQHGMVERTANFFTRIDSFTRRMHNKAMIADNQIAIVGGRNLGDEYFSASPTLQFRDLDVLAAGPVTNDVSASFDTYWSSASSYPLSVLNHQSFDPKDLDATRDELRSHWRQNAEPYNAKPLNATPLAQQIARDELALVWAPAEFKVDAPDKVARPTDAYVSPPMQRLVELTRGAQQEFLAFSPYFVPHDAGVKILGETTARGVRVAILTNSLAATDAVAVQAGYGPYRVPLLQHGVELYEFKAQPGRQRARLFGSRSRASLHAKAYVIDRKILVIGSMNLDPRSAHLNTELALVIHSPALAQQVATIFARVTQPDDSYRVSLVTPANGGSPELEWTGIDDGRPTTYHVDPHAGLLRNLMTGMFMLLPVDDQL; this comes from the coding sequence GTGTTCACCTCTTTGATCCGGCGCGCATCGGCCGCGCTGTCGTGGCGCGCCGCATGCCGCCCGGCCCGTGCGCTGGCCGCCGGCGCACTGCTGTCGCTCGTTGCCGCCTGCGCGACGCATCCGCCCGCCACGACGCTCGAGCGCCCGGTCTCCCACGCGTTGCCGCCCGATACCGCGACGCCGCTGCACGACGCGCTGGCCGCGCCCGAGGCCGCGCATCCGGGCCAGTCCGGTTTCCGGCTGCTGCCGGAAGGCGCCGAGGCGCTGCAGATGCGCATCGCGCTCGCACGGGCCGCGACGAAGACGCTCGACATGCAGTACTACATCGCGACCGAGGACACCACCGGCAAGCTGCTGCTCGCCGCTGCGCTGTACGCGGCCGATCGCGGCGTGCGCGTGCGGATGCTGGTCGACGACCTGAATTTCCGCGACATCGATCGCATCATGGCCGCACTGAACACGCACCCGAACATCGAGATCCGCGTGTTCAACCCGTTCGGCGCGACGCAGCACGGCATGGTCGAGCGCACGGCCAACTTCTTCACGCGCATCGACAGCTTCACGCGCCGGATGCACAACAAGGCGATGATCGCGGACAACCAGATCGCGATCGTCGGCGGCCGCAATCTCGGCGACGAATACTTCAGCGCGAGCCCGACGCTGCAGTTCCGCGATCTCGACGTGCTGGCCGCCGGCCCCGTGACGAACGACGTCTCGGCGAGCTTCGACACGTACTGGTCGAGCGCGAGCAGCTATCCGCTGAGTGTGCTGAATCACCAGTCGTTCGATCCGAAGGACCTCGACGCGACGCGCGACGAGCTGCGCAGCCATTGGCGCCAGAACGCCGAACCGTACAACGCGAAGCCGCTGAACGCGACGCCGCTCGCGCAGCAGATTGCGCGCGACGAGCTCGCGCTCGTATGGGCGCCGGCCGAGTTCAAGGTCGACGCGCCCGACAAGGTCGCGCGGCCGACCGACGCATACGTGAGCCCGCCGATGCAGCGCCTCGTCGAGCTCACGCGCGGCGCGCAGCAGGAATTCCTCGCGTTCTCGCCGTATTTCGTGCCGCACGACGCGGGCGTGAAGATCCTCGGCGAGACGACCGCACGCGGCGTGCGGGTCGCGATTCTCACCAATTCGCTCGCCGCGACCGATGCGGTCGCCGTGCAGGCTGGCTACGGGCCGTATCGCGTGCCGCTGCTGCAGCACGGCGTCGAGCTGTACGAGTTCAAGGCCCAGCCGGGCCGGCAGCGCGCGCGCCTGTTCGGGTCGCGCTCGCGGGCGAGCCTGCATGCGAAGGCGTACGTGATCGACCGGAAGATCCTCGTGATCGGCTCGATGAACCTCGATCCGCGGTCCGCGCACCTGAATACCGAACTGGCGCTCGTTATCCACAGCCCGGCGCTCGCACAGCAGGTCGCGACGATCTTCGCGCGCGTGACGCAGCCGGACGACAGCTACCGCGTGAGTCTCGTGACGCCGGCGAACGGCGGGTCGCCCGAACTCGAATGGACGGGCATCGACGACGGCCGGCCGACCACCTATCACGTCGATCCGCATGCGGGGCTGCTGCGCAACCTGATGACCGGCATGTTCATGCTGCTGCCGGTCGACGACCAGCTTTAA
- a CDS encoding FadR/GntR family transcriptional regulator: MAAMTARGRTEVVMRKIETALLDGTWPAGARLPAERVLAQEYGVARNTVREATQRLVARGLLQSRRGAGVYVTDQLRAGIASPWGQLVADHPALRDDILEFRRVLEGATAYFAALRADTNDRRRIRTLLRELETAHANGAAAVEAATDAKLHEAIALASHNTMFLHLHTSVIGMLREHISINVAGMTTHDEQASELLLLQHRVVCEAICAQRPEEARTAMQTHIDYVRSHFERSGDGA; the protein is encoded by the coding sequence ATGGCAGCGATGACGGCACGGGGCCGGACCGAAGTGGTGATGCGCAAGATCGAGACGGCGCTGCTCGACGGCACCTGGCCGGCCGGCGCGCGTCTGCCGGCCGAGCGCGTGCTCGCGCAGGAATACGGCGTCGCGCGCAATACGGTGCGCGAGGCGACCCAGCGGCTCGTCGCGCGCGGGCTGCTGCAGAGCCGGCGCGGCGCGGGCGTCTACGTGACCGACCAGTTGCGTGCCGGTATCGCGTCACCGTGGGGCCAGCTGGTTGCCGATCATCCGGCGCTGCGCGACGACATCCTCGAGTTCCGCCGCGTGCTCGAAGGCGCGACCGCCTATTTCGCCGCGCTGCGCGCCGATACGAACGACCGGCGCCGGATCCGTACGCTGCTGCGCGAGCTCGAAACCGCGCACGCGAACGGCGCCGCGGCCGTCGAAGCCGCGACCGACGCGAAGCTGCACGAGGCGATCGCGCTCGCGTCGCACAACACGATGTTCCTGCACCTGCATACGAGCGTGATCGGGATGCTGCGCGAACACATCTCGATCAACGTGGCGGGCATGACGACGCACGACGAGCAGGCGTCCGAGCTGCTGTTGCTGCAGCACCGCGTCGTGTGCGAAGCCATCTGCGCACAACGTCCCGAAGAGGCGCGCACCGCGATGCAGACGCACATCGACTACGTGCGCAGCCATTTCGAGCGCAGCGGCGACGGAGCCTGA
- a CDS encoding (Fe-S)-binding protein yields the protein MNERQYPAAVPANVYLFATCLVDLFVPEAGLDAVRLLEREGLTVHYPRGQSCCGQPAYSSGNPDEARRVAAAQLDLFAQPWPVIVPSGSCGGMIRHHWPALFADDPVHGPKARAIAERTYELTEFLVHVLDVRLDALAAPAGADESVVLHTSCAARREMGTRGHGVALVDALPGVTRIEHERESECCGFGGTFSLKHPDISGAMVRDKVASACATGCDRLVSADCGCLLNIGHAADKAGAPLPVEHLASFLWRRTAGAASLRGDKQ from the coding sequence ATGAACGAAAGGCAGTACCCCGCCGCCGTCCCCGCGAACGTCTACCTGTTCGCGACTTGCCTGGTCGACCTGTTCGTCCCCGAAGCCGGGCTCGACGCGGTCCGCCTGCTGGAACGCGAAGGCCTGACCGTCCACTATCCGCGCGGCCAGAGCTGCTGCGGGCAGCCGGCCTACAGCAGCGGCAATCCCGACGAAGCGCGCCGCGTCGCGGCCGCGCAGCTCGACCTGTTCGCGCAACCGTGGCCCGTGATCGTGCCGTCCGGCTCGTGCGGCGGAATGATCCGGCACCATTGGCCGGCGCTGTTCGCCGACGATCCCGTCCACGGCCCCAAGGCCCGTGCGATTGCGGAACGGACCTACGAACTCACCGAATTCCTCGTGCACGTGCTCGACGTGCGGCTCGATGCGCTCGCCGCGCCGGCCGGCGCCGACGAGAGCGTGGTGCTGCACACGTCGTGCGCGGCTCGCCGCGAGATGGGTACCCGTGGCCACGGCGTCGCCCTCGTCGACGCACTGCCGGGCGTGACGCGCATCGAACACGAACGCGAATCCGAATGTTGCGGCTTCGGCGGCACGTTCTCGCTGAAACACCCGGACATCTCGGGCGCGATGGTGCGCGACAAGGTCGCGTCGGCCTGCGCGACGGGCTGCGACCGGCTCGTGTCCGCCGACTGCGGCTGCCTGCTGAACATCGGCCACGCGGCCGACAAGGCCGGCGCGCCGCTGCCGGTCGAGCACCTCGCCAGTTTCCTGTGGCGCCGCACGGCCGGCGCCGCATCGCTGCGCGGAGACAAGCAATGA
- a CDS encoding LutC/YkgG family protein: MSARDAILQRLRAAAPGVAAAAAPTLDARIDTHYDTRRAQNEAAHDPHTLAHTMQAALTASHAEVWCATGDEWPAQLAARLADAGVRRLLLDPARAESAALARALPDTVAPVPFDRPIDAWKTELFDTIDAGFTVARSGIAATGTVVLAPDAGTPRTVSLVPPLHVALVHASTLHPDLHAAVHAERWHAGMPTNLVLVSGPSKTSDIQQTLAYGAHGPRRLWVVIVTDTAAARPAATASEDFPR, encoded by the coding sequence ATGAGCGCGCGCGACGCAATCCTCCAGCGGCTGCGCGCCGCCGCCCCGGGTGTCGCGGCAGCGGCCGCCCCCACGCTCGACGCACGCATCGACACGCATTACGACACGCGCCGCGCGCAGAACGAGGCCGCGCACGATCCGCACACGCTTGCCCACACGATGCAGGCCGCGCTCACCGCGTCGCACGCGGAGGTCTGGTGCGCGACCGGCGACGAATGGCCCGCGCAACTCGCTGCACGGCTCGCCGACGCCGGCGTGCGCCGCCTGCTGCTCGACCCGGCTCGCGCCGAATCCGCGGCGCTCGCCCGCGCGCTGCCCGACACGGTCGCGCCCGTGCCGTTCGACCGGCCGATCGACGCGTGGAAGACCGAACTGTTCGACACGATCGACGCGGGCTTCACCGTCGCGCGCTCGGGAATCGCGGCCACCGGCACCGTCGTGCTCGCACCCGATGCCGGCACGCCGCGCACGGTGTCGCTGGTGCCGCCGCTGCATGTCGCGCTCGTTCATGCGAGCACGCTGCATCCGGACCTGCACGCGGCCGTGCACGCGGAGCGCTGGCACGCCGGCATGCCGACCAACCTCGTGCTGGTGTCGGGCCCGTCGAAGACCTCCGACATCCAGCAGACGCTCGCGTATGGCGCACACGGCCCACGCCGTCTGTGGGTCGTGATCGTCACCGATACGGCAGCCGCCCGCCCGGCCGCCACCGCCAGCGAGGACTTCCCGCGATGA